ACAGTGATGCCGACCACCTCCCCCCCCGCTTCGCGGGCACCCCGGGCGGCCGCTTCCATGGTTCCGCTGTAACCCCCGTTGACCAGCTCGCACCCGTGGCGCGCCACACAGGCGCCCACGGCGTGGGCGGTCGCGTAAGCCGCCGAGCCGGACCGGACTCGTGAGCTGCCGAACACCGTCACCCGGCGGATCGCCATGGCTCAACCAATGAGTGCCAGCAGGGCCGCCACCGCTCCGTCGATGCCGTCCGCCACTTCGGCGATGCGCTGGGCCAGCATGTAAGCCGGCGTGGACACTATTTTGTGCTCGCGATCAACCACGCACTCACGCACCGGACATGTGACATGGATGCCGCCCATGGCGACGATCGCGCCGGCGGTGCCCGCGTCCGTGCCGATGGTCAGCCGGGCGGCGATCCGCTTCTGTCCAAGCACACGGGCCAGCACGGCCGGCGCGATGCAGATGGCGCCGATAGGCTTGCCGGCGGCATGCATCTCCAGGATCAGCCGAGCCACCTCAGGATGCACCGCGCAGTCCGCCCCCTTGGACGCGAAATCGCTCAGGTTCTTGGCTGCGCCGTAACCACCGGGCAGGACCAGCGCGTCGAGTTCGACCGCCCGGACTCCGCTGATGTCGCGGATGACGCCGCGGGCGATCCGGGCCGATTCCACCAGCACATTCCGCCGTTCACCGGCGCTCACATCACCCCGCGCGTGATCGACGACGTGCGCCTGATCGGACGCCGGCGCCATGCAGACCACCTCGGCACCCCGCCGGTCCAGGGCCAGCAGCGTGAGCACCGCTTCGTGGATTTCCGAACCGTCGAACACGCCGCAACCGGACAACACCACGCCCACTTTCGGCATACTGACCTCCTCGGATCTTGACCGCCGCCGGACCGCTCCGCACGCCGGCGGTTCAACAGCTTGCCACTTGGCTCACGGGTTCGCCGCGAGGGGTCGCCAAGAAAACCGACTGAAGTCCAGCCGGCTGTCCCGACGAGGTTCCCACCTCAACGCCGCGTCATACCCATAGATATCGGGGTTGATTGTCAGGGGAATCACTGGGCATTCCTCCAGTGCCAGCCGCTGGATGGCCGTGAGCATCTCCAGTCGGACGGCCGGGTCCATGAGGGTTCGGCTCTCACTGATCCATCTGTCGAGCCGAGCGTGACTGAAACGGCTGGTGTTGAATGCACCCAGTTTTTCCCGCCCCTGGACATCGCGCGTGTACAAACACGATTCAAAGAAATCGCTCAGGTCTCCGCTTGTGCATGACCAACCGAAGATCACCGCCTGGGGCGGGTTAGACGAGAACATGCGCTGGTAGAGATCCTCCCAGGTCAGGTAACGGAAACGGACTCGGATGCCCACCTCGGCCAGGTTGTCCCGGATCCCCTCGCCCAGGCTCTGGATCGAGGAATACACGTACAGTTCCATGGCGAAGCCATCGGGGTAGCCCGCCGTCTGCAGCAGGCGTCGGGCGGCGGCTACATCGCGCGACGGGACCGCCATTCGCTCGTCGTAACCGAACACCTCGGGCGGCGCGTACTGATAGGCCGGCTGAGCCCGGCCGTCCTGAAACCGGACCGCGATCGCCGGGCGGTCCAACGCCAGTTGGACGGCCTGTCGGACCTCCCGCAGGAACAGCGGATTGCGCTTCGGCCAGCGGGCGTCGGGCATGAACTCGCCCGTGTACAGACTGAGCATCATGACGGTCAGGCTGTTCTCGGCCAGAACCGCGGTGTCGGATCGACCCGCCAGGACTGCGACATCCGACCAGTTCAGGGTGCGCGCCAGGTCCACATCGCGGGCACTCAGGGCTTCCGCGCGTTTTTTCTCGTCAGGTATCCCCACTATTTCGATCTCCCCGACTGCCGGCGCGGGCCCCCAGTAGTCGGTGAATCGCCGGAGCACGAACCGATTGTCGGCAGTCCAGCCGTCCAGCCGGTATGGACCGGTTCCCACCGGCCGGGTGGCCAGCGACGGCTGCTCCATGGATTCGGCCTGCGGGACGATGAAGGCAAACGCCAGCTTGTTGAGCAGGATAGGATCCGGCTCGGCCGTCTCCACCACCACCGACTCCGATCCGGCGGTGGCAACCGATTTCACGCTGGCGAAATACCCGCTGACCAGCGAATCTTCGTGGAAGACAGCCCGCCGCAGCGAATAGGCCACGTCTGCAGCCTGGAGTGAGCGGCCGTCATGGAAGCGCACCCCGCGGCGGATTCGGAAGATCCAGTGCAGAGGATCGGGGTTGGACCACGATTCCGCCAAACCGGGTTGAAGCCGCAGCAGGCGGTCGAAACGAACCAACCCCTCATAAATATTGCACAGTATCGCCCAGGTGGCACTCTCGTCGTGCGCATGCGGATCGAATGTCATCAGCCGCCCTTCGACGGCCACCCGGACGGGCCGATCGGCCGGCGGATCAGCCGGCGAGTGGTGCGACTTCCAAAACAGCCACCCGGCCACGGCCAGTCCCGCGGCGGCAGCCAGTCCGACGATGATCCGTCTGCGAGTCACTCGACGCCGGCTCCTCAGATTCGTTAGCTGCGGATCGAAATCCGTCCCTGGGTCCGAACGATGGATGATGGACCTTTTTATCATACTGCATCGCCGCTTGGATGACAATGCGCCATCACGGCTGCGGTCCGGCTGTTCACGGTTCGTTTGACCGTCAGCGGCGAGCCGGTTACAATCAGTTGCCGCACCCCTCGAGCAGGCAGGCGCGGTCCGAAGCCGGCGGATTGACAACCGGATGCGCCACGGAGGTTTAGAGTGACCGCATCAACCCGCCCAACCGGACTTTCACCGGGTTCGACGTGGATGCGCCGAGCATGGGTGTATGTCGCTGCCGGGATCACCGCACTGGCTGCCCTGGGCCAGGAGGAGGGATTTCGCACCCGCCAACTCCGATACCCCCGCGTGCGGGCGGCGGCAGCAACCCGGGCGGCCTTGCTTGAACAGCGCTTTTGCAGTCGTGGTGTCGCCTATCCGCCGCACGCGGTATACCTCCGGGCATTCAAAGAAGAGCAACTTCTGGAGCTGTGGGCCGGCACTGGCGCCCGCGCCCCGTTCGCGCATGTGGCGGACTACCCGTTTTGCGCCACGTCCGGCGGGCCGGGTCCAAAACGGCGGCAGGGTGACGGCCAGATTCCCGAGGGATTCTACGTCATCGATCGATTCAATCCCGCCAGCCGGTTCCACCTGTCGCTGGGGTTGGACTACCCCAATTTGAGCGACCGCCGTCTCGGCGTACCCGGTTGTCTGGGGGGTGATATCTTCATCCACGGTGGCTGCACCACCATAGGCTGCATCCCGCTGACTGACAGCGGAATCGAAGAGATTTACCTTGCCGCCGTTGAAGCTGTCGAAGCCGGGCAGCGGGCCATTCCGGTGCACATCTATCCCGCCCGACTGGACGCGGATGGGTTCGACCGGCTGGCCGCTCGGTTCGTCCACCGCCCCGACCTGCTGGAGTTTTGGCGGGAGATCCGGCCTGCCTTCGCATACTTCGAAATCCACCGGCGTCCACCCGCTATCCGGGTGGATGACGCGGGGCATTACCGGATCCAGCCGGAGCCGTGAGGAACAATCGGTTGAGTTTGCTGCTCCGGACACCTATAATCGCACGTTTCACGCCTCGGAGACCAGAACCAGATGCCCGCATCCAGCCGGAACACCCGCACGATCATCCTTGTCGGCAACCCCAATGTCGGCAAATCGGTGATCTTCAGCCAGATCACCGGCAAGTATGCGATCGTCTCCAACTACCCCGGCACCACGGTGGAAGTCTCGCGCTGCCAGCTGCGGATCGACGGCCAGCCCTACGAGATCATCGACACACCAGGCGTGAACAGCCTGGTGCCCCAGTCCGAGGACGAGAAAGTCACCCGGGACGTGATCCTGGCCGCTCGGCCGGATGCGATCGTCCAGATCGGTGATGCCAAGAATCTGCGGCGCACCCTGTTTCTGACCTTGCAGCTGGCCGAGTTCGGCATCCCCATGATTCTCAACCTGAACATGATCGACGATTGCCGGGCGCGCGGCATCGAGATCGACACAGCCGGTCTCGCGGCGTGGCTCGGCATTCCGGTCAACACATCCATCGCCACCATGGGCGTGGGCATCCACCAATTGCTCCGTCTCATCCCAAAGGCCGCCGCACCCCGGCACCCCGGCGGGTTCGATCCGCGTCTCACCGACCCGGTCCGGGCACTGCTGCCCCCGATGGTCCCGTCCGCGCTGGGCGTAGAGTGGCTGGTCAACGCCGAGGCGGCCGACCTCAACGCCCTGCGCGCCCTGGTCACCCCGGACCAGATGGCCCGCCTGAAGGCATTGGCCGACGATCTGAGTCAGCATGCAGCGATCAACCCACGCACTCATTTCGACATCGTGCGGAACCGGCTGCTGGACGCCTGGATCCCCCGACTCAAGACACAGCACGCCGCAACCGCCGGCGGCCGGCCGGCGACGCTGGGCTATCGGACCAGTCTGATGCTCCTGGGCGTTGGGGCGGCGGTGCACCTGTCCCACTGGTTTCTGCCGCTCTTCGGGCTGTCGTCGCCGATCCAGCGAGTCGGCCGGATCCTGGTGGCACTCGTCCCGGCCGACGCCGCGTCCACCGGCTGGACCAACCGACTGTTCACGGCGACCGACGGCCCGGGACTCCTCGTCGGCGAATTCGGCCTGCTGCACCCGCTGCTGACCGTCACACTGTTCCAATTGCTGCCGGTCGTTCTGCCACTGTTTTACCTGCTGAAGCAGCATCCTCAATTCGCCATGGATCTGGACCGGCAGTCACGCCGTCCGATCGTCGGACTGGGCATTCTGGCCGCCTGCCTGAGTGTGGTTTACCTGTTCGTGGGTGTGATCGGCGCCCAGATCCTGGTGGGCTTCCTGGAAGACCGTCTGTTTGGCGATGTGCTCAATCCGGTGATGGCCCGCTGGATCGGCTGGATCCCGTCCGCCTTCGTGCAGGATCTGATCACCGGGTCCTATGGACTCTGGTCCATGGGCTTGACCTACGCGATCGCCATCGTGCTGCCAATCGTCGGCGCTTTCTTTTTGGCGTTCGGGTTCCTGGAAGACAGCGGGTACCTGCCGCGGCTGGCCATACTGGTCAATCAGGTCTTCCGGCGCATCGGACTCAACGGCAAGGCAGTCCTGCCCATGGTGTTGGGACTGGGCTGCGGCACCATGGCCACGATGACCGCCCGCATCCTCAATTCCCCCAAGGAGCGCCTGATCGCCACCCTTTTGCTGGCTCTAGGCATACCCTGCTCGGCCCAGCTCGGCGTGATACTGGGCGTCGTCGCCGGCGTCTCCCTGCTGGTGCCGCTGGTGCTGGTCGCCGTCGTCGTCGGGCAGATGTTGCTGGTGGGCTTCATGGCCAGCCGGATTCTGCCAGGAGAGCGCAGCGATTTCGTGCTGGAATTGCCGCCCATCCGCTATCCGGTCTGGAAGAACATCCGCACCAAGACCCGTCTGCGCGTCATCTGGTTCCTGCAGGAGGCGGTCCCCCTGTTCCTGCTCGGCACGTTGCTCCTTTTCATGATGGACCGCCTGGACTGGTTGCAGGGGCTCATCACTGCCGTCCAGCCGGTCGTGCGGCATTTTCTCGGCCTGCCTCCCGCCGCGGCCCAGGTTTTTGTCATGGGTCTGATCCGGCGCGATTACGGCGCCGTCGGCTTGTTCGACATGGTGCAACACGGCGCGCTGACCGCCAACCAGTTGGCCGTCGCACTGGTCGTGCTCACGCTTTTCGTCCCCTGCGTGGCGAATATCTTTGTCATCTTCAAGGAACAGGGATGGAAGCGGGCGGCGGCCATCATCACCTTTGTAATCGCAGTTGCGATCGTGTCGGGGGGGGTGGTGCACGGGCTCCTGCGCCTGCTGCACATCACACTGTGAGGTTCACGCCATGCGTCAGGAACTGATCGACGAATGCCTCGAACGCATCTGGGTACTGGCGGAGGCGGGCCCGCTGAGTCCCGACGCCTTGCTGGCCCGGCATCCGCATTTCTTAACCGAAGAAAACCTGCAGGTCCTGCGGGAGCTGGGGCTCGTGGATCTGTCGCCCGGTCAGGTGCGCCTGACGTCGATGGGCCGGACCAAGGCGCGTGAGATTGTCCGCAGCCACCGTCTTGCGGAGCGCCTCCTGGTGGACGTCCTCGGCATGGACGACCGCCGGATCGAGGAGGAAGCCTGCACCTTCGAGCACAATCTCACACCCGGCATCGTGGATTCGATCTGCACCTTGCTGGGTCACCCCCGATTCTGCCCCCATCAGCAACCGATCCCCGACGGTGAATGCTGCCGGCGGGAACTCGACTCGGTGGCGGCGTTGGTCACCGCGCTGTCAGCTCTGCGCGTCGGCGAGACGGCCACCGTCGCTTACTTGAACTCCACAAATTTTCCCCGGATCAAGAAACTCTACGCCTTCGGCATCGTGCCGGGCGTGACGGTGGAACTGCTCCAGCGATCGCCGGCCTATGTGCTCAAGGTCGAAGAAACCCAGGTGGCGCTGGAGTCGTGCCTGGCGGCGGATATCTTCGTGCGTCGCTGCCCGAGCGGCCGCTAGTCGAACTGGGCCTTGTCCAGCATCCTGAAGAAAGCATCCGCCAGCTCGGCGTCGAACAGCCGGCCGCGTCCGGCCTGGATCTCGGTGCGCGCCTGCTCCGCCGCCAGTCTTGGCCGGTACGGTCGATCGGTGGCCAGCGCACGGTAGACATCGAGGATGCCCAGGATCATGGCTTCAACTGGGATTTCGTCTTTCTTCAGGTGCCAAGGATAGCCGCTGCCATCCCACCGCTCATGGTGGAACTTGACAAACGAGAGAATGGGCACAAAGATCTTGTGGGCCCGGAGGATATCCTGGACTGCCGTATTGACATGGCCCATGACGACCTGTTTCTCCGCAGGGGTCAGTTCGCGGGGCGCATGCAGGATGGACTGGGGTATCGCAAACTTCCCGAGATCGTAAACTTTCGCCGCCAGCAGCAGCGCCCGCTGCTTCTGACCGTTCATCTCGAGCGCCTCGGCCATCTGCCGCGCCAGATCGGGCACGGCCACAGCCAGGGCGGGCGGATCGCCGGGGTAGTCCAGGCGCAGCAGCAGCCGAGCCAGCACATTCCCCAAAGACAAGTCATTGCAACCCATTTCCGTCAGCCGGCTGATGACGGTGTTCAGGGCCGCCACCGTGTGCGGTCCTGACTCGCCGGAGGCGCCGGTGATCTCGCGGTATAACGCGGCGAGATCGACTTCCACCGTCTTGCCGGAAACACTCAGAGTTTCTTCGGCCGGCATCTGGATGGCCGCGCCGCTGTCCCGGGACTGCACCAGCGTTTGCTGGCAGGCCGCCACCAACTGCCGCGCCGACTGTCCGTGCTGCGGAAAGGCGGCGACGGCCACGTTGAGCGACAGGCCGTACTCCTGCAGCTTGGGGTGTCGCCGGAACGCTTCGCTGAGGCGCCGGCCGGCGGCCAGCGCGTCGGTCAGTGTCGTGCGCGGCATCAGCAGGGCGAAGGTGTCGCCCACCCAGCGCGCCGGAGTGTCACTGGTCCGCGCCAGAGTCCGGATCAATTCCGCCACAATCTTGACGGCATGGTCGCCGGTGGCGAAGCCCTGGGTGTCGTTGAGACAGGCGAGGCCGTTCATGTCGGCCAGCAGAAACGCCATGGGTTCCCGGGCGCGGATGTGCCCCGCCAACTCCTGTTCCAGCCGCTCGACCATCAGTCGGCGGCTGAAGAGCCGTGTCTCCGGATCCGTCACGACTGACTGGTCGAGCTGGTCCCGCAGGCGCAGGTTGGTCAGCGCCAGACCGATCAGAGGCGCCAGATTGGACAGAAACTGGAGATCCTGGCTGGACAGCGAGTTTTCACCTGTTTTCTCAACCTCGACGGCACCCAGCAGTTCGTCGTTCACCACCACCGGCACCGCCAGCCGGCTGGCGGGCAGCGAGCCGGTCTCGGTACAGTAAGGATCCCGCATGGTATTGGTCGCCAGATAACCGGACTTGATCTCGCACGCGTGCGCCACCACTGTCTGGGTATTCAGCGAAACCCGCATCACCGACCGCTGGCCGGTGTCCGAGTCCCGCTCATACGCAACCAGATCCTGCGTTTCAGGATTGTGCAGGTAGATTCGGCAGAGATCATAATAAAACCTCTCCACCAACCCCTGACCGATGTCGATG
The genomic region above belongs to Acidobacteriota bacterium and contains:
- a CDS encoding metal-dependent transcriptional regulator, with the translated sequence MRQELIDECLERIWVLAEAGPLSPDALLARHPHFLTEENLQVLRELGLVDLSPGQVRLTSMGRTKAREIVRSHRLAERLLVDVLGMDDRRIEEEACTFEHNLTPGIVDSICTLLGHPRFCPHQQPIPDGECCRRELDSVAALVTALSALRVGETATVAYLNSTNFPRIKKLYAFGIVPGVTVELLQRSPAYVLKVEETQVALESCLAADIFVRRCPSGR
- a CDS encoding ferrous iron transporter B → MPASSRNTRTIILVGNPNVGKSVIFSQITGKYAIVSNYPGTTVEVSRCQLRIDGQPYEIIDTPGVNSLVPQSEDEKVTRDVILAARPDAIVQIGDAKNLRRTLFLTLQLAEFGIPMILNLNMIDDCRARGIEIDTAGLAAWLGIPVNTSIATMGVGIHQLLRLIPKAAAPRHPGGFDPRLTDPVRALLPPMVPSALGVEWLVNAEAADLNALRALVTPDQMARLKALADDLSQHAAINPRTHFDIVRNRLLDAWIPRLKTQHAATAGGRPATLGYRTSLMLLGVGAAVHLSHWFLPLFGLSSPIQRVGRILVALVPADAASTGWTNRLFTATDGPGLLVGEFGLLHPLLTVTLFQLLPVVLPLFYLLKQHPQFAMDLDRQSRRPIVGLGILAACLSVVYLFVGVIGAQILVGFLEDRLFGDVLNPVMARWIGWIPSAFVQDLITGSYGLWSMGLTYAIAIVLPIVGAFFLAFGFLEDSGYLPRLAILVNQVFRRIGLNGKAVLPMVLGLGCGTMATMTARILNSPKERLIATLLLALGIPCSAQLGVILGVVAGVSLLVPLVLVAVVVGQMLLVGFMASRILPGERSDFVLELPPIRYPVWKNIRTKTRLRVIWFLQEAVPLFLLGTLLLFMMDRLDWLQGLITAVQPVVRHFLGLPPAAAQVFVMGLIRRDYGAVGLFDMVQHGALTANQLAVALVVLTLFVPCVANIFVIFKEQGWKRAAAIITFVIAVAIVSGGVVHGLLRLLHITL
- the elbB gene encoding isoprenoid biosynthesis glyoxalase ElbB, encoding MPKVGVVLSGCGVFDGSEIHEAVLTLLALDRRGAEVVCMAPASDQAHVVDHARGDVSAGERRNVLVESARIARGVIRDISGVRAVELDALVLPGGYGAAKNLSDFASKGADCAVHPEVARLILEMHAAGKPIGAICIAPAVLARVLGQKRIAARLTIGTDAGTAGAIVAMGGIHVTCPVRECVVDREHKIVSTPAYMLAQRIAEVADGIDGAVAALLALIG